A region of the Methanomassiliicoccales archaeon genome:
ATTGTTGGGCGGCACTATGCAAAAGCTGCTCGGTCTATGATCAAGACCAGTGGTTCCCCCATCGACCGTTGAAAAAGTTCTCTCCCACTGGTTTTCTGGCCGGTCTCTCCTTTTCTGAGATCAATTGCTTCTCCGAGAGCATGGAAACATCTGTTCCTGGGTATCCACAGTTGACCAGGGTGATAAGTACGTGGTCTTCTGGGATGCCCAGTTTCTCTTTTATTGCTAAGGCGTCGAATCCGGCTATCGGGTGAGCGATCAATCCCAGCTCGGTGGCGCGCAGCAGCATCTCTCCCACCGCTATACCAGTGCTGAAAAGAAAGTAATCTCGCCTGTCGTTCAGTTTGCAATCGTCGTCCAATCGAGCGCAGATGGCGAAGATGAGCGGGGCCTTCAAAGCCCAGGAGTTACCCTTTGATAATGAGCTTTTAATGGCTTCCAGGGACACGGGGTCATAGGCCACGATCACTCGCCAAGGTTGATTGTTATTGCATGAGGGGGAAAGTCGGATGGCCTCCATCAGCTCTGCGATCACATCAACATCAACAGTTCGAACGTCCAAGGCTCTTGTGGCTCTCCTTCTCTGAACCGATTCCTTGACGTTCATCGACATAGTTGAAAAATGAGCGTTCTTCGTTATTATCACTTTCTAGGCCAAGTCCTTAATAATTACTGGGGCAATAATAGCTGGAGATAACAATGGTGGACCTTAACATAATAGAGGCGGGGCTAGTGGTCGGGGGGCTTGTAGCCATAGCCAGCGCTTGGTATGGGCGGAAGGAGAGCTCCTCCTGGGACGAGGTGCTCATGTTCCTGGGTTTCATAGTGGGCGCGGCCATGATCGCCATAGGTGTCCTGGCCTGGAGCGCTGGGGAGTATGATTTCTCCACCAGGTTCATCTTGATATTCCTGGGGTTGTCCCTTTTCCTAAGGGCCATTAAGGGGATAAAGCTGGCAGCATTGATCGCCCTGATCGTCGGCGGTGCCGTTGGTTATGGACTTTATTGGTTGTCCATGGCATACGAACTGGAGTTCCTCAGCACCACCGTCATATTGGTCATAGCGTTCGTCGTGCTGATCATCGTCTACGTGATCTTCAAGTTCGCCGAGGACCTGATGGACATGGGCGGGTTCATATTGGGCTTCCGTCCACTGCAGTTCGTAATGGGACTGGCCGCATTGGTTGAGGCCACCCTATTGCTGGCCAATTACTCCATCTGGTACTTCCTAGGCTGACCTCCGGCACCATAAACCTTTAAAACGGGGAGTGTTATTGCGGACCGTTCGGGCCCGTGGCTTAGCATGGATATAGCACTGGCCTTCTAATCCCTGATAACAGGGGAGAAGTAAGTCAGTGGTCCCGGGTTCGAATCCCGGCGGGCCCGCCACACGTAGAAAAGGTTATTAAATACCCATTGAATCAGGGCTCCTAGTCTGGTGGATTCAGATGAAA
Encoded here:
- a CDS encoding nitroreductase family protein — encoded protein: MNVKESVQRRRATRALDVRTVDVDVIAELMEAIRLSPSCNNNQPWRVIVAYDPVSLEAIKSSLSKGNSWALKAPLIFAICARLDDDCKLNDRRDYFLFSTGIAVGEMLLRATELGLIAHPIAGFDALAIKEKLGIPEDHVLITLVNCGYPGTDVSMLSEKQLISEKERPARKPVGENFFNGRWGNHWS